One genomic window of Streptomyces sp. WP-1 includes the following:
- a CDS encoding NCS1 family nucleobase:cation symporter-1, translated as MTDTAPTHIPPSAQVTLADGRVELAPGAPRPSGRYANEDLLPVPAGRRTWTTYNFSALWVGMAHNTASWTLASGLIAVGMDWKQAVFTIAVANLVVLVPMLLTGHAGPKYGIPFPVFARASFGVRGANLPAVVRALVACGWFGIQTWIGGEAIYFLAGKLIGGSWSNAAHLGGHAWTMWLSFALFWALQVAIIHRGMETIRRFENWAAPFVLVGAFVMLWWMASKAGGVGPLFDQPATLGWGGGFWKLFWPSLMGMIGFWSTLSLNIPDFTRYGRSQKAQTWGQALGLPTTMTLFAFLSVLVTSGSQAVYGKPVWDPVQLAAKTDNVVGLLYALVTVLVATLSVNIAANLVSPAFDFSNVAPSKVSFRTGALITAVLAVLIFPWKLYSDPQGYIFTWLGLVGGLLGTVAGILVADYWIVRRTRLDLADLYRAGGRYWYAGGWNWRAVLAFVVGGVLAIGGASLKPLYDGRPIPALAPLADYGWAVGLGTSLVLYLALTLPTGRKEGAVAAG; from the coding sequence ATGACCGACACCGCTCCCACGCACATACCACCCTCGGCCCAAGTCACCCTCGCCGACGGCCGGGTGGAGCTCGCCCCCGGCGCTCCGCGGCCCAGCGGCCGCTACGCCAACGAGGACCTGCTGCCGGTCCCGGCCGGCCGGCGCACCTGGACGACGTACAACTTCTCCGCGCTGTGGGTCGGCATGGCCCACAACACCGCCTCCTGGACACTGGCCTCCGGCCTGATCGCCGTCGGCATGGACTGGAAGCAGGCGGTGTTCACCATCGCCGTCGCCAACCTGGTCGTCCTGGTGCCGATGCTGCTGACCGGGCACGCCGGACCGAAGTACGGCATCCCCTTCCCGGTCTTCGCCCGCGCCTCCTTCGGGGTGCGCGGCGCCAACCTCCCCGCCGTCGTACGGGCGTTGGTGGCCTGCGGCTGGTTCGGCATCCAGACCTGGATCGGCGGCGAGGCCATCTACTTCCTCGCCGGGAAACTGATCGGCGGCAGCTGGTCGAACGCGGCGCACCTCGGCGGCCACGCCTGGACCATGTGGCTGTCGTTCGCCCTCTTCTGGGCCCTCCAGGTCGCCATCATCCACCGGGGGATGGAGACCATCCGCCGCTTCGAGAACTGGGCCGCGCCCTTCGTCCTGGTCGGCGCGTTCGTGATGCTGTGGTGGATGGCGTCCAAGGCGGGCGGGGTCGGCCCGCTGTTCGACCAGCCGGCCACGCTCGGCTGGGGCGGCGGGTTCTGGAAGCTGTTCTGGCCGTCCCTGATGGGCATGATCGGCTTCTGGTCCACGCTGTCCCTGAACATCCCGGACTTCACCCGCTACGGCCGCAGCCAGAAGGCCCAGACCTGGGGCCAGGCGCTCGGCCTGCCCACCACGATGACCCTGTTCGCGTTCCTGTCCGTGCTGGTCACCTCCGGTTCGCAGGCCGTCTACGGCAAGCCCGTCTGGGACCCGGTACAGCTGGCCGCGAAGACGGACAACGTGGTCGGTCTGCTCTACGCCCTCGTCACGGTCCTGGTGGCGACCCTCTCGGTGAACATCGCCGCCAACCTGGTCTCCCCGGCCTTCGACTTCTCCAACGTGGCGCCCAGCAAGGTGAGTTTCCGCACCGGCGCGCTGATCACCGCCGTCCTCGCCGTGCTGATCTTCCCGTGGAAGCTGTACTCCGACCCGCAGGGCTACATCTTCACCTGGCTCGGACTGGTCGGCGGGCTGCTCGGCACGGTCGCCGGCATCCTCGTCGCCGACTACTGGATCGTGCGCCGCACCCGGCTGGACCTCGCCGACCTCTACCGCGCCGGCGGCCGGTACTGGTACGCGGGCGGCTGGAACTGGCGGGCGGTCCTCGCCTTCGTCGTGGGCGGCGTCCTCGCGATCGGCGGCGCGAGCCTCAAACCGCTGTACGACGGCCGCCCGATCCCGGCCCTCGCCCCGCTCGCCGACTACGGCTGGGCCGTCGGCCTCGGCACCTCGCTGGTGCTCTACCTGGCGCTGACCCTGCCGACCGGGCGGAAGGAGGGGGCGGTGGCGGCCGGTTGA
- a CDS encoding TIGR03842 family LLM class F420-dependent oxidoreductase, with protein sequence MDFGLVLQTDPPASRVIDLMRRAEHNGFSHGWTFDSAVLWQEPFVIYSQILARTERLTVGPMVTNPSTRTPEVTASTFATLNDMFGNRTVCGIGRGDSAMRVAGRRPNTLARISEAIKVIRALGRGDAADLGGGAVVKFPWVRPGAQLPVWMAAYGPRALKMTGEEADGFILQLADLYLTEYMVKAVKDAAQAAGRDPAEVSICVAAPAYVTADDSPEALAHARDQCRWFGGMVGNHVADLVSKYGAHSAQVPEELTEYIKSRQGYDYAHHGRSGNPDTEFVPDEIVDRFCLIGPPERHIEKLTALRALGVDQFALYDMHDAQEATIDAYGTQVIPAVNS encoded by the coding sequence ATGGACTTCGGACTCGTCCTCCAGACCGACCCGCCGGCCTCCCGCGTCATCGACCTCATGCGGCGCGCCGAGCACAACGGCTTCAGCCACGGCTGGACCTTCGACTCCGCCGTGCTGTGGCAGGAGCCGTTCGTGATCTACAGCCAGATCCTGGCGCGGACCGAGCGGCTGACGGTCGGGCCGATGGTCACCAACCCGTCCACCCGCACCCCGGAGGTCACCGCCTCCACCTTCGCCACCCTCAACGACATGTTCGGCAACCGCACCGTGTGCGGCATCGGCCGCGGCGACTCCGCGATGCGCGTCGCGGGCCGCAGGCCCAACACCCTCGCCCGGATAAGCGAGGCCATCAAGGTGATCCGCGCCCTCGGCCGGGGCGACGCCGCCGACCTCGGCGGCGGCGCGGTCGTCAAGTTCCCCTGGGTCCGCCCCGGCGCTCAACTCCCCGTCTGGATGGCCGCGTACGGCCCCAGGGCGCTGAAGATGACCGGCGAGGAGGCCGACGGCTTCATCCTCCAGCTGGCCGACCTCTACCTCACCGAGTACATGGTGAAGGCCGTCAAGGACGCGGCGCAGGCGGCCGGCCGCGACCCCGCCGAGGTCAGCATCTGCGTGGCGGCACCGGCGTACGTCACCGCCGACGACTCGCCCGAGGCCCTCGCCCACGCCCGCGACCAGTGCCGCTGGTTCGGCGGCATGGTCGGCAACCACGTCGCCGACCTGGTCTCCAAGTACGGCGCGCACTCCGCTCAGGTCCCGGAGGAACTCACCGAGTACATCAAGTCCCGGCAGGGCTACGACTACGCCCACCACGGGCGCAGCGGCAACCCCGACACCGAGTTCGTGCCCGACGAGATCGTGGACCGCTTCTGTCTCATCGGCCCGCCCGAGCGGCACATCGAGAAGCTGACCGCGCTGCGTGCCCTGGGCGTCGACCAGTTCGCGCTGTACGACATGCACGACGCGCAGGAGGCCACCATCGACGCCTACGGCACCCAGGTGATCCCCGCCGTCAACTCCTAG
- the hydA gene encoding dihydropyrimidinase: MTGRKIIRGGLVVTASDETHADVLIEDGRIAALAASGTPAAAALTADLTIDATGKYVIPGGVDGHTHMEMPFGGTYASDTFETGTRAAAWGGTTTIVDFAIQSVGRTLREGLDAWHQKAEGNCAIDYAFHMIVSDVNEETLKEMDLLIEEGVTSFKQFMAYPGVFYSDDGQILRAMQRAAGNGGLIMMHAENGIAIDVLVEQALARGETDPRHHGEVRKALLEAEATHRAIRLAQVAGAPLYVVHVSAAEALAELTRARDDGLNVFGETCPQYLFLSTDNLAEPDFEGAKYVCSTPLRPREHQAALWRGLRTNDLQVVSTDHCPFCFSGQKELGRGDFSRIPNGMPGVENRMDLLHQAVVNGHISRHRWIEIACATPARMFGLYPKKGTIAPGADADVVIYDPHAEQVISAETHHMNVDYSAYEGRRITGRVETVLSRGETVIDRREYTGHAGHGVYTPRSTCQYLT, from the coding sequence GTGACCGGCCGAAAAATCATCCGCGGTGGTCTCGTCGTCACCGCATCCGACGAGACCCACGCCGACGTCCTCATCGAGGACGGCCGCATCGCCGCCCTCGCGGCCTCCGGCACCCCCGCCGCCGCCGCGCTCACCGCCGACCTGACCATCGACGCCACCGGGAAATACGTCATCCCCGGCGGCGTCGACGGCCACACCCACATGGAGATGCCCTTCGGCGGCACCTACGCCTCCGACACCTTCGAGACCGGCACCCGCGCCGCAGCCTGGGGCGGCACGACCACCATCGTGGACTTCGCCATCCAGAGCGTCGGCCGCACCCTGCGCGAGGGCCTGGACGCCTGGCACCAGAAGGCCGAGGGCAACTGCGCGATCGACTACGCCTTCCACATGATCGTCTCCGATGTGAACGAGGAGACGCTCAAGGAGATGGACCTGCTGATCGAGGAGGGCGTGACCTCCTTCAAGCAGTTCATGGCCTACCCCGGGGTGTTCTACTCCGACGACGGCCAGATCCTGCGCGCCATGCAGCGCGCCGCCGGCAACGGCGGCCTGATCATGATGCACGCCGAGAACGGCATCGCCATCGACGTCCTGGTCGAACAGGCCCTCGCCCGCGGCGAGACCGACCCGCGCCACCACGGCGAGGTCCGCAAGGCCCTGCTGGAGGCCGAGGCCACGCACCGCGCCATCCGGCTCGCCCAGGTCGCGGGCGCGCCGCTGTACGTCGTCCACGTCTCGGCCGCCGAGGCGCTCGCCGAGCTGACGCGGGCCCGCGACGACGGGCTGAACGTGTTCGGCGAGACCTGCCCGCAGTACCTGTTCCTGTCCACCGACAACCTCGCCGAGCCCGATTTCGAGGGCGCCAAGTACGTGTGCTCCACGCCCCTGCGGCCCAGGGAGCACCAGGCGGCGCTCTGGCGGGGGCTGCGCACCAACGACCTCCAGGTGGTCTCCACCGACCACTGCCCGTTCTGCTTCAGCGGGCAGAAGGAGCTGGGCCGCGGCGACTTCTCCAGGATCCCCAACGGAATGCCGGGCGTGGAGAACCGCATGGACCTCCTCCACCAGGCCGTGGTCAACGGGCACATCTCGCGGCACCGCTGGATCGAGATCGCCTGCGCCACCCCGGCGCGGATGTTCGGCCTGTACCCGAAGAAGGGCACCATCGCCCCGGGCGCCGACGCCGACGTGGTGATCTACGACCCGCACGCGGAGCAGGTGATCTCCGCCGAGACACACCACATGAACGTCGACTACTCGGCCTACGAGGGCAGGCGGATCACCGGCCGGGTGGAGACGGTCCTCTCGCGCGGCGAGACCGTCATCGACCGGCGGGAGTACACCGGGCACGCCGGACACGGCGTCTACACCCCGCGCTCCACCTGTCAGTACCTCACCTAG
- a CDS encoding nitrilase-related carbon-nitrogen hydrolase, giving the protein MSRVIRAALFQTAWTGDKESMIQVHEQAVRDAAAQGAQVLCFQELFYGPYFCQVQDKAFYDYAERIPEGPTVQRFQSLARALGIVLILPMYEEEQPGVLYNTAAVIDADGSYLGKYRKTHIPQVRGFWEKFYFRPGNSGWPVFETAVGRVGVYICYDRHFPEGWRALGLEGAEIVFNPSATSRGLSKYLWQLEQPAAAAANEYFVGAINRVGVEDLGDNDFYGTTYFVDPEAQYVGEVASDKETELVVRDLDMAKLREVRDRWQFYRDRAPGAYGPLTAP; this is encoded by the coding sequence ATGAGCCGAGTGATCCGTGCCGCCCTCTTCCAGACGGCCTGGACCGGCGACAAGGAATCCATGATCCAGGTCCACGAGCAGGCGGTCCGCGACGCGGCCGCGCAGGGGGCCCAAGTCCTGTGCTTCCAGGAGCTGTTTTACGGCCCCTACTTCTGCCAGGTCCAGGACAAGGCGTTCTACGACTACGCCGAGCGGATCCCCGAGGGTCCGACCGTCCAGCGCTTCCAGTCGCTCGCCCGCGCCCTCGGCATCGTACTGATCCTGCCGATGTACGAGGAGGAGCAGCCGGGCGTCCTCTACAACACCGCCGCCGTGATCGACGCGGACGGCAGCTACCTCGGCAAGTACCGCAAGACCCACATCCCCCAAGTGCGGGGATTCTGGGAGAAGTTCTACTTCCGGCCGGGCAACAGCGGCTGGCCCGTCTTCGAGACCGCCGTCGGCAGGGTCGGCGTCTACATCTGCTACGACCGCCACTTCCCCGAGGGCTGGCGGGCGCTCGGCCTCGAAGGCGCCGAGATCGTCTTCAACCCCTCGGCCACCTCCCGGGGTCTGTCCAAGTACCTCTGGCAGCTGGAGCAGCCGGCCGCGGCCGCCGCCAACGAGTACTTCGTCGGCGCGATCAACCGGGTCGGCGTGGAGGACCTGGGCGACAACGACTTCTACGGCACGACCTACTTCGTGGACCCCGAGGCCCAGTACGTCGGCGAGGTCGCGAGCGACAAGGAGACCGAACTGGTCGTCCGCGACCTGGACATGGCCAAACTCCGCGAGGTCCGCGACCGCTGGCAGTTCTACCGCGACCGCGCCCCGGGCGCGTACGGCCCGCTGACGGCGCCGTAG
- a CDS encoding PucR family transcriptional regulator, whose product MTTTSASRPAAPPEPALSVRQVLTLERVLAGEPEVVAGAGGLDRAVRWVHVAEAADVGVMLTGGEMVLTTGVLLAGDETRQAEYIRSLHRAEAAAVVLGLGRAFPAPPEVMRRAAERCGLPLVVLHRPFPFAELTEEVQSRLVRRKFAAVSLSEAVRTDLTALITAGAPLQRLLDEVARHSACPVVLTNLAHRVLATAGERSAVDDVLRDWERVARQAGGGALDAWISAELGGRGERWGRLLLCGYRGETATGRLLADRAAEALVLHRMLGGSALSWEEQSAQSLLTDLVSGVVPARQLLPRARAAGLPVNLRTFVPLVVPGAEPAVLDRLLRVLGLSGLAAELADGVTAVLLSLPRDRPADALTALFAARLREGTGRPDAVVAAADPRTGWDEVPAGLREARHVAEAVAGSAAALGLPAVVRLKDVHLRGLVRLLRENPHVQSFAERELDGLLRGAEPELLEVLRTYLATGRNKSRTARLHHVSRPALYRRLEAIQGRLGVDLDDFEQAASVHIALLAHDAQQR is encoded by the coding sequence ATGACCACCACCTCCGCCTCCCGTCCCGCCGCCCCGCCGGAACCCGCCCTCTCCGTGCGCCAGGTGCTCACGCTGGAACGGGTGCTCGCCGGGGAACCCGAGGTGGTGGCCGGCGCCGGCGGCCTCGACCGGGCGGTGCGCTGGGTGCATGTCGCCGAGGCCGCCGACGTGGGCGTGATGCTCACCGGCGGCGAGATGGTGCTCACCACCGGCGTGCTGCTCGCCGGGGACGAGACCCGGCAGGCCGAGTACATAAGGTCCCTGCACCGCGCCGAGGCCGCCGCCGTGGTCCTCGGCCTCGGGCGGGCCTTCCCCGCCCCGCCCGAGGTGATGCGCCGCGCCGCCGAACGCTGCGGCCTGCCCCTGGTCGTGCTGCACCGGCCCTTCCCCTTCGCCGAGCTGACCGAGGAGGTGCAGTCCCGGCTGGTACGGCGCAAGTTCGCGGCCGTCAGCCTGTCCGAGGCGGTCCGCACCGACCTCACCGCGCTGATCACGGCGGGCGCCCCGCTCCAGCGGCTGCTCGACGAGGTCGCCCGGCACAGCGCCTGCCCCGTCGTCCTCACCAACCTCGCCCACCGCGTCCTCGCCACGGCGGGGGAGCGCTCCGCCGTGGACGACGTGCTGCGCGACTGGGAGCGGGTCGCCCGGCAGGCCGGCGGCGGCGCCCTGGACGCCTGGATCAGCGCCGAACTCGGCGGCCGCGGCGAGCGCTGGGGGAGGCTGCTGCTGTGCGGCTACCGGGGCGAGACGGCCACCGGACGGCTGCTCGCCGACCGCGCCGCCGAGGCCCTGGTGCTGCACCGCATGCTCGGCGGCTCCGCGCTGAGCTGGGAGGAGCAGTCCGCGCAGAGCCTGCTCACCGACCTCGTCTCCGGTGTCGTACCGGCCCGCCAATTGCTGCCGCGCGCCCGCGCCGCCGGGCTGCCGGTCAATCTGCGCACCTTCGTGCCACTCGTCGTCCCGGGCGCCGAACCCGCCGTACTGGACCGGCTGTTGCGGGTGCTGGGCCTGTCCGGGCTCGCCGCCGAACTGGCCGACGGAGTGACCGCCGTACTGCTCAGCCTGCCGCGCGACCGGCCCGCCGACGCCCTCACCGCGCTCTTCGCGGCCCGGCTGCGGGAGGGCACCGGGCGGCCGGACGCCGTGGTCGCCGCCGCCGACCCGCGCACCGGCTGGGACGAGGTGCCCGCGGGACTGCGCGAGGCCCGCCATGTCGCCGAGGCCGTCGCAGGCTCCGCCGCCGCCCTCGGCCTGCCCGCCGTCGTCCGCCTCAAGGACGTCCATCTGCGGGGGCTCGTACGGCTGTTGCGGGAGAACCCGCATGTGCAGTCGTTCGCGGAACGGGAGTTGGACGGGCTGCTGCGCGGGGCCGAGCCCGAGTTGCTCGAAGTGCTGCGCACCTACCTCGCCACCGGCCGCAACAAGTCCCGCACCGCCCGGCTCCACCATGTCTCCCGGCCCGCGCTCTATCGCCGCCTGGAGGCCATACAGGGCCGCCTCGGCGTCGACCTGGACGACTTCGAACAGGCGGCCTCCGTGCACATCGCGCTGCTCGCGCATGACGCGCAACAACGCTGA
- a CDS encoding aspartate aminotransferase family protein, with protein sequence MPDWLALYYDDPIEITHGEGRHVWDSDGNRYLDFFGGILTTMTAHALPEVTKAVGEQAGRILHSSTLYLNRPMVDLAERIAQVSNIPDARVFFTTSGTEANDTALLLATTYRRSNTVLAMRNSYHGRSFSTVGITGNRTWSPTSLSPLQTLYVHGGVRTRGPFAHLDDRAFTDACVADLKDVLGHTRPPAALIAEPIQGVGGFTSPPDGLYADFREVLRERGVLWISDEVQTGWGRTGDHFWGWGAHAASGPPDIVTFAKGIGNGASIGGVIARAELMNCLDANSISTFGGTQLTMAAGLANLAYLLDHDLQGNARRVGGLLIERLRAVAAQLPGVREVRGRGLMIGIELAKPGTDEADPQAAAAVLEAARAGGLLIGKGGGHDTSALRVAPPLSLTVAEAEEGAAVLEDALRSAYA encoded by the coding sequence ATGCCCGACTGGCTCGCCCTCTACTACGACGACCCGATCGAGATCACCCACGGCGAGGGCCGCCACGTCTGGGACTCCGACGGCAACCGCTACCTGGACTTCTTCGGCGGCATCCTCACCACCATGACCGCGCACGCGCTGCCCGAGGTCACCAAGGCGGTCGGCGAACAGGCCGGGCGCATCCTGCACTCCTCGACCCTCTACCTCAACCGCCCGATGGTGGACCTCGCCGAGCGCATCGCCCAGGTGAGCAACATCCCCGACGCCCGCGTCTTCTTCACCACCTCCGGCACCGAGGCCAACGACACCGCCCTGCTGCTCGCCACCACGTACCGGCGCAGCAACACCGTCCTGGCCATGCGCAACAGCTACCACGGCCGCTCCTTCTCCACCGTCGGCATCACCGGCAACCGCACCTGGTCCCCGACCTCGCTGTCCCCGCTACAGACCCTCTACGTGCACGGCGGCGTCCGCACCCGGGGCCCCTTCGCGCACCTGGACGACCGCGCCTTCACCGACGCCTGCGTCGCCGACCTGAAAGACGTCCTCGGCCACACCCGGCCCCCGGCCGCGCTGATCGCCGAACCCATCCAGGGCGTCGGCGGGTTCACCTCGCCGCCCGACGGGCTGTACGCCGACTTCCGCGAGGTGCTGCGGGAACGCGGTGTCCTGTGGATCTCCGACGAGGTGCAGACCGGCTGGGGCCGCACCGGCGACCACTTCTGGGGCTGGGGGGCGCACGCCGCGAGCGGCCCGCCGGACATCGTCACCTTCGCCAAGGGCATCGGCAACGGCGCCTCCATCGGCGGTGTCATCGCCCGCGCCGAACTCATGAACTGCCTGGACGCCAACAGCATCTCCACCTTCGGCGGCACCCAGCTCACCATGGCCGCGGGTCTCGCCAACCTCGCCTACCTCCTCGACCACGACCTCCAGGGCAACGCCCGCCGGGTCGGCGGCCTGCTCATCGAGCGGCTGCGGGCCGTCGCCGCCCAGCTGCCCGGGGTGCGGGAGGTCCGCGGGCGCGGGCTGATGATCGGCATCGAGCTGGCGAAGCCGGGCACCGACGAGGCCGATCCGCAGGCGGCCGCCGCCGTCCTGGAGGCGGCCCGCGCCGGTGGCCTGCTCATCGGCAAGGGCGGCGGCCACGACACCAGCGCGCTGCGCGTCGCCCCGCCGCTGTCGCTGACCGTCGCGGAGGCCGAGGAGGGCGCCGCCGTCCTGGAGGACGCGCTCAGGAGCGCCTACGCGTAA
- a CDS encoding nitrilase-related carbon-nitrogen hydrolase codes for MADVVRAALVQATWTGDTESMVAKHEEHAREAARRGARIIGFQEVFNAPYFCQVQDREHFRWAEPVPDGPTVRRMRDLARETGMVIVAPVFEVERSGFYYNTAAVIDADGTYLGKYRKHHIPQVEGFWEKYYFRPGNMGWPVFGTAVGKVGVYICYDRHFPEGWRQLGLGGAQLVYNPAATHRGLSAHLWQLEQPAAAVANEYFVAAINRVGQEEYGTNDFYGTSYFVDPRGRFVGETAGDEGEELLVRDLDFALIDDVRQQWAFYRDRRPDAYEGLVQP; via the coding sequence ATGGCCGACGTCGTCCGCGCCGCGCTGGTCCAGGCCACCTGGACCGGCGACACCGAGTCCATGGTGGCGAAACACGAGGAGCACGCCCGGGAGGCGGCCCGGCGGGGCGCGCGGATCATCGGGTTCCAGGAGGTGTTCAACGCCCCCTACTTCTGCCAGGTCCAGGACCGGGAGCACTTCCGGTGGGCCGAGCCCGTGCCCGACGGGCCGACCGTACGGCGGATGCGAGACCTCGCGCGGGAGACCGGGATGGTGATCGTCGCGCCGGTGTTCGAGGTCGAGCGGTCCGGGTTCTACTACAACACCGCCGCCGTGATCGACGCCGACGGCACCTACCTCGGCAAATACCGCAAGCACCACATCCCCCAGGTCGAGGGCTTCTGGGAGAAGTACTACTTCCGCCCCGGCAACATGGGCTGGCCCGTCTTCGGGACCGCCGTCGGCAAGGTCGGCGTCTACATCTGCTACGACCGCCACTTCCCCGAGGGCTGGCGGCAACTCGGCCTCGGAGGCGCCCAGTTGGTGTACAACCCCGCCGCCACCCACCGGGGCCTGTCCGCCCACCTCTGGCAGCTGGAGCAGCCCGCCGCGGCCGTCGCCAACGAGTACTTCGTCGCCGCCATCAACCGGGTGGGCCAGGAGGAGTACGGGACCAACGACTTCTACGGCACGTCGTACTTCGTGGACCCCCGCGGCCGGTTCGTCGGCGAGACCGCGGGCGACGAGGGTGAGGAACTCCTCGTCCGCGACCTGGACTTCGCACTCATCGACGACGTACGGCAGCAGTGGGCCTTCTACCGCGACCGCCGTCCCGACGCCTACGAAGGGCTGGTGCAGCCGTGA
- a CDS encoding helix-turn-helix domain-containing protein — MVRTPLTPEEHERGERLGRLLREARGDRSMVEVAAAAGVSAETLRKIETGRAPTPAFFTVAALARVLGLSMDDLAVHCALVAI, encoded by the coding sequence ATGGTGCGCACCCCCCTCACCCCCGAAGAGCACGAGCGCGGCGAGCGGCTCGGCCGGCTGCTGCGCGAGGCGCGCGGTGACCGCAGCATGGTCGAGGTCGCCGCCGCGGCGGGCGTCTCGGCCGAGACCCTCCGCAAGATCGAGACCGGCCGCGCCCCGACCCCGGCGTTCTTCACGGTGGCGGCGCTGGCGCGAGTGCTCGGCCTGTCGATGGACGACCTGGCGGTGCACTGCGCGCTGGTCGCCATCTGA
- the map gene encoding type I methionyl aminopeptidase — MVELKTDASVDAMHAAGQVVGQALSAVRKVADVGVSLLELDEVAREVLRAAGATSPFLGYRPSFAPTPFPAVICASVNDAIVHGIPTGYRLRDGDLVSIDCGALLDGWAGDSAISFTVGRARPEDVRLVGTAERALAAGIAAAVVGNRVGDIAHAVGRVCRTAGYGVPQDFGGHGIGRRMHEDPGVPNEGRPGRGFPLRPGLVLAIEPMLIGGGRDEYREDPDGWTLRTTDGSRAAHAEHTVAITERGPRILTARVPT; from the coding sequence ATGGTGGAACTGAAGACGGACGCGTCCGTCGACGCGATGCATGCCGCGGGCCAGGTCGTCGGGCAGGCCCTGAGTGCCGTACGCAAGGTGGCGGACGTGGGGGTCTCGCTGCTGGAGCTGGACGAGGTCGCACGGGAGGTGCTGCGGGCGGCGGGGGCGACCTCGCCCTTCCTCGGGTACCGCCCGTCCTTCGCCCCGACCCCGTTCCCCGCGGTGATCTGCGCCTCGGTGAACGACGCGATCGTGCACGGCATCCCCACCGGGTACCGGCTGCGCGACGGCGACCTGGTCTCGATCGACTGCGGGGCCCTGCTGGACGGCTGGGCCGGCGACTCGGCGATCAGCTTCACGGTGGGCCGCGCGCGCCCCGAGGACGTACGGCTGGTCGGCACCGCCGAGCGGGCCCTGGCGGCCGGCATCGCGGCGGCCGTGGTCGGCAACCGCGTCGGTGACATCGCCCACGCCGTCGGCCGGGTCTGCCGTACGGCGGGCTACGGCGTCCCGCAGGACTTCGGCGGCCATGGCATCGGCCGCCGTATGCACGAGGACCCCGGCGTCCCCAACGAGGGCCGCCCCGGCCGCGGCTTCCCGCTGCGCCCCGGCCTGGTCCTGGCGATCGAGCCGATGCTGATCGGCGGCGGCCGCGACGAGTACCGCGAGGACCCCGACGGCTGGACCCTGCGCACGACGGACGGCTCCCGCGCGGCCCACGCGGAACACACGGTGGCGATCACGGAGCGGGGTCCCCGGATCCTCACGGCACGCGTCCCGACCTGA